From a single Pseudomonas cremoricolorata genomic region:
- a CDS encoding DUF3597 domain-containing protein, with product MSLFRSILEKLGIGQHDAPKADAAPSAPPAGGASAPNSPAPGAAPAAVSEVDVAQKLESLATQHSEPLNWRTSIVDLLKLLGLDSSLTARKELASELGYSGSTDDSAAMNTWLHAQVMKKLAENGGKVPAELLH from the coding sequence ATGAGCCTGTTCCGCTCGATTCTGGAAAAACTCGGCATCGGTCAGCATGATGCACCCAAGGCAGATGCTGCCCCTTCGGCACCGCCTGCCGGCGGCGCCAGCGCGCCGAACAGTCCCGCCCCCGGTGCGGCGCCTGCGGCGGTCAGTGAAGTGGATGTCGCGCAAAAGCTCGAGAGCCTGGCCACCCAGCATTCCGAGCCGCTCAACTGGCGGACCTCGATCGTCGACCTGCTGAAGCTGCTCGGCTTGGACAGCAGCCTCACGGCACGTAAAGAGCTGGCCAGTGAGCTGGGCTACAGCGGCTCGACCGATGACTCGGCAGCGATGAACACCTGGCTGCACGCCCAGGTCATGAAAAAGCTCGCCGAGAACGGCGGCAAGGTGCCAGCTGAGCTGCTGCACTGA
- the hisI gene encoding phosphoribosyl-AMP cyclohydrolase, producing the protein MFLLLEQAPAGSRFAFDALCRHIPWNEHGLIAAVAQQHDTGEVLMLAWINPTALRETLSTGRVCYWSRSRQRLWRKGETSGHVQRLIEARLDCDGDALLLRVDQHGAACHTGRRSCFYNRIDGGSVEVMGDAASGPPPSLQAPACEVSLWEVPS; encoded by the coding sequence ATGTTTCTCCTCCTGGAACAGGCCCCGGCCGGCAGCCGTTTCGCCTTTGATGCACTGTGTCGGCACATCCCCTGGAACGAACACGGCCTGATCGCCGCCGTAGCGCAGCAGCACGACACGGGCGAGGTGCTGATGCTGGCCTGGATCAACCCGACAGCGCTGCGCGAGACGCTATCCACGGGCCGCGTGTGCTATTGGTCACGCTCACGCCAGCGCCTGTGGCGCAAAGGCGAGACATCAGGCCATGTCCAGCGCCTGATCGAAGCACGACTGGACTGTGACGGTGACGCGCTGCTGCTGCGCGTCGATCAGCACGGTGCGGCTTGCCATACCGGGCGGCGCAGTTGCTTCTACAACCGTATCGACGGCGGGAGTGTCGAGGTCATGGGCGATGCAGCTTCCGGCCCACCGCCCTCGCTCCAGGCACCTGCTTGCGAGGTGTCGCTGTGGGAGGTGCCGTCATGA
- a CDS encoding dihydroorotase, with translation MKRLIIRNARLVNEGRVQDADVLVLHGRIDKIAASIDGVQADTEIDAAGQWLLPGMIDDQVHFREPGTGAKGCMASESRAAVAGGITSFMDMPNTQPATLTLAALEDKKARAAAGSVANYGFHFGVSQDNLDVVAALDPRQVAATKVFMGASTGNLLVDDPALLERLFACVPTVLLAHCEHTPSILANQARLQARYGQAIAAAMHPLIRDADACLRSSRLAVELARRFDTRLHVLHLTSAAELHMFSPGPLTGKRITAEVCAHHLLFDDGDYARLGNLIKCNPAIKTRADRDALRQALRCGRLDVIGTDHAPHTWAEKQLPYAQAPAGLPLVQHALPALFELVEEGCLTLAELVSKTSHAVAELFGVQDRGYVREGYWADLTLIERLPAPRPVRDDPVLAHCGWTPFMYHALRHRVTSTVVSGQLAWHAGRIVEGCQGLPLSFSGNAR, from the coding sequence ATGAAGCGGCTGATCATTCGCAACGCGCGGCTGGTCAACGAAGGCCGGGTGCAGGATGCCGATGTGCTGGTGCTCCATGGCCGTATCGACAAGATTGCCGCCAGCATCGACGGCGTGCAGGCTGACACCGAAATCGACGCCGCTGGGCAGTGGCTGCTGCCTGGGATGATCGACGATCAGGTGCATTTTCGCGAACCCGGTACAGGCGCCAAGGGCTGCATGGCCAGCGAATCGCGGGCGGCGGTGGCCGGTGGCATCACCAGCTTCATGGACATGCCCAATACCCAGCCAGCGACCCTGACGCTGGCGGCGCTGGAAGACAAGAAAGCCCGCGCCGCAGCCGGCTCGGTGGCCAACTACGGGTTTCACTTCGGCGTCAGTCAGGACAACCTCGACGTGGTGGCAGCGCTCGACCCGCGTCAGGTGGCGGCAACCAAGGTGTTCATGGGCGCCTCGACCGGCAACCTGCTGGTCGACGATCCGGCACTGCTCGAGCGCCTGTTCGCCTGCGTGCCGACGGTTTTGCTGGCGCACTGCGAGCACACGCCGTCGATCCTCGCCAACCAGGCGCGCCTGCAGGCGCGCTACGGCCAAGCCATCGCTGCCGCGATGCACCCGTTGATTCGCGACGCCGACGCCTGCCTGCGTTCTTCACGCCTTGCGGTCGAGCTGGCCAGGCGCTTCGACACCCGCCTGCACGTGCTGCACCTGACCAGCGCCGCCGAGCTGCACATGTTCAGCCCCGGCCCGCTGACCGGCAAGCGCATCACCGCCGAGGTCTGCGCCCATCACCTGCTGTTCGATGACGGCGACTACGCAAGGCTGGGCAACCTGATCAAATGCAACCCGGCGATCAAGACCCGCGCCGACCGTGATGCGTTGCGCCAGGCACTGCGCTGCGGGCGGCTGGATGTCATTGGCACCGACCACGCGCCGCACACCTGGGCGGAAAAACAGCTGCCGTATGCCCAGGCTCCAGCCGGGCTGCCGCTGGTGCAGCATGCGCTGCCGGCGCTGTTCGAACTGGTCGAGGAGGGCTGCCTGACCCTGGCCGAGCTGGTGAGCAAGACCAGCCACGCCGTGGCCGAGCTGTTCGGTGTGCAGGACCGCGGCTATGTGCGGGAGGGCTACTGGGCCGACCTCACCCTGATCGAGCGCCTGCCCGCGCCACGCCCGGTGCGCGATGATCCGGTCCTCGCGCACTGCGGCTGGACGCCGTTCATGTACCACGCACTGCGCCACCGGGTTACCAGCACCGTGGTTTCGGGGCAACTGGCCTGGCATGCCGGGCGCATCGTCGAGGGCTGTCAGGGCTTGCCGCTGAGCTTCAGCGGCAACGCGCGTTGA
- a CDS encoding SgcJ/EcaC family oxidoreductase, translated as MTATASLAAPTQSCADVEMACLAAAKAALYRWAATVSTRDVDAVLALYASDAILVPTLSNQVRDCRDSRRGYFEQFLANDGLVCDIQVFTKRVSRKLGTVVVGGLYTFVYREDGQPRTVPARFLFTFEQIDGQWLITGHHSSLEA; from the coding sequence ATGACCGCAACCGCGTCACTTGCCGCACCTACCCAATCCTGCGCCGATGTTGAAATGGCCTGCCTGGCCGCAGCCAAGGCGGCGCTGTATCGCTGGGCCGCGACGGTCTCGACCCGTGACGTCGATGCGGTCCTGGCGCTGTACGCCAGCGACGCGATCCTGGTGCCGACCTTGTCCAACCAGGTACGCGATTGCCGCGACAGTCGCCGCGGCTACTTCGAGCAGTTTCTCGCCAACGATGGCCTGGTGTGCGACATCCAGGTGTTCACTAAGCGCGTCAGCCGCAAGCTGGGCACCGTGGTGGTGGGCGGCTTGTATACCTTCGTCTACCGCGAGGACGGCCAGCCGCGCACCGTGCCGGCGCGCTTTCTGTTCACCTTCGAGCAGATCGACGGCCAGTGGCTGATCACCGGCCACCACTCCTCCCTCGAAGCCTGA
- a CDS encoding S-(hydroxymethyl)glutathione dehydrogenase/class III alcohol dehydrogenase — protein MKTRAAIAWGPNQPLEFEEIDLEGPKDGEVLVRIVTTSLCHTDVFTLSGRDPEGKFPCILGHEGVGIVEDVGRGVTSVQPGDHVIPLYTPEDPNCPFIQSGKTNLCQTIRKTQGEGLMPDGTSRFSYKGRTIFHYMGTSTFSEYTVLPEIAVARIDPAAPLAKASIMGCAIPTGVGAVRNTAKVRPGDMVAVFGLGAVGMAVIQGAVLQGAGRIIGIDVNPNKFALARSLGATECVNPRDYKEPLQNVIIDMTNGGVDFSFECVGNVELMRAALECCHKGWGESIIIGVAGAGEEIATRPFQLVTGRVWKGSAFGGVLGRSELPGMVDEWLRGEIDVDPYITHNMDHESVNVAFDLLKRGEAIRSVIHYRERDTLSHDLPGVIVDRHGRVIAKPPAAAGQPV, from the coding sequence ATGAAAACCCGCGCCGCCATCGCCTGGGGTCCCAACCAGCCGCTGGAATTCGAAGAGATCGACCTCGAAGGCCCCAAGGATGGCGAAGTGCTGGTACGTATCGTCACCACCAGCCTGTGCCACACCGACGTGTTCACCTTGTCCGGGCGTGATCCGGAGGGCAAATTCCCGTGCATTCTCGGCCATGAAGGGGTCGGCATCGTCGAGGACGTTGGCCGTGGCGTCACCTCGGTGCAGCCTGGCGACCACGTGATCCCGCTGTACACCCCGGAAGACCCCAACTGCCCGTTCATTCAGTCGGGCAAGACCAACCTCTGCCAGACCATCCGCAAAACCCAGGGCGAAGGGCTGATGCCCGACGGTACTAGCCGCTTTTCCTACAAGGGGCGGACGATCTTCCACTACATGGGCACCTCGACCTTCAGCGAATACACCGTGTTGCCGGAAATCGCCGTGGCCAGGATCGACCCTGCCGCGCCACTGGCCAAGGCCTCGATCATGGGTTGCGCGATTCCCACCGGGGTGGGGGCAGTGCGCAACACCGCAAAGGTCCGCCCTGGCGACATGGTGGCGGTGTTCGGCCTGGGTGCGGTGGGCATGGCGGTAATTCAGGGCGCGGTGCTGCAAGGCGCCGGACGCATCATCGGCATCGACGTCAACCCCAACAAGTTCGCCCTGGCCCGTTCACTGGGCGCCACCGAGTGCGTCAACCCGCGCGACTACAAGGAGCCGCTGCAGAACGTCATCATCGACATGACCAACGGCGGCGTGGACTTTTCCTTCGAGTGCGTGGGCAACGTCGAGCTGATGCGCGCGGCCTTGGAGTGCTGCCACAAGGGCTGGGGCGAAAGCATCATTATTGGCGTCGCCGGCGCCGGTGAAGAAATTGCCACCCGACCGTTCCAACTGGTCACAGGCCGGGTGTGGAAGGGCAGCGCCTTCGGTGGCGTACTGGGCCGTTCCGAGCTGCCGGGCATGGTCGATGAGTGGCTGCGCGGTGAAATCGACGTCGACCCCTACATCACCCACAACATGGACCATGAATCCGTGAACGTAGCCTTCGATCTGCTCAAGCGCGGCGAGGCCATTCGCTCGGTGATCCATTACCGCGAACGCGACACCCTCAGCCACGACCTGCCCGGGGTGATCGTCGACCGCCACGGCCGGGTCATCGCCAAACCGCCAGCAGCGGCCGGCCAGCCCGTTTGA
- a CDS encoding helix-turn-helix domain-containing protein, whose amino-acid sequence MFVETRRFHDSQQHAGSIAGWDQVYAQIERGPLTSQLTQACGTGFQVFREVLDKRVLQQGRAPRGRLCIALSLEASFPPLIQGQQVADGGVALLRDGEEFTLHAPAGSQVLAANIDQTRFARHAALELSEGQRQRLRSASQVALSGAPLQRLRQRLSALLEAPGLPEAQIQEQLLEAFLDLFQLAEDDVRSRRGNLAVSAYLVRRSQELLQQQPDQPLSILDICHSLRVSRRTLQNSFQQVTGLRPLEYLRNVRLNSVRRTLLSTRAEQCNVSEVAWRQGFFHLSHFAAHYRALFGECPSATRRHDA is encoded by the coding sequence ATGTTCGTCGAAACCCGTCGTTTCCATGACTCGCAGCAACATGCCGGGTCCATTGCAGGCTGGGACCAGGTGTATGCCCAGATCGAGCGTGGCCCCCTCACCAGCCAGTTGACCCAGGCTTGCGGCACAGGTTTTCAGGTGTTCCGTGAAGTGCTGGACAAACGTGTGTTGCAACAAGGCCGGGCGCCACGCGGACGGCTGTGTATCGCCCTGTCGCTGGAGGCCAGTTTTCCGCCGCTTATTCAGGGCCAGCAGGTCGCTGACGGCGGCGTCGCGCTGCTGCGCGATGGAGAGGAGTTCACCTTGCATGCCCCTGCTGGCAGCCAGGTGCTGGCGGCCAATATCGACCAGACGCGCTTCGCTCGACATGCCGCGCTGGAACTTAGCGAAGGCCAGCGCCAGCGCCTGCGCAGTGCGTCACAGGTGGCGCTGAGCGGTGCACCGCTGCAACGTCTGCGCCAACGCCTGAGCGCCTTGCTCGAGGCCCCCGGGTTGCCGGAAGCGCAGATCCAGGAGCAACTGCTCGAAGCTTTTCTCGACTTGTTCCAACTGGCCGAAGACGACGTGCGCAGCCGGCGCGGCAACCTGGCGGTCAGCGCCTACCTGGTGCGGCGCAGTCAGGAGTTGCTGCAACAGCAACCCGATCAGCCGCTGAGCATCCTCGACATCTGCCATAGCCTGCGGGTCAGCCGGCGCACCTTGCAGAACAGCTTCCAGCAAGTCACCGGCCTGCGCCCGCTGGAGTACCTGCGCAACGTGCGCCTGAACAGCGTACGACGCACCTTGCTAAGCACCCGTGCCGAGCAGTGCAACGTCAGCGAAGTGGCCTGGCGCCAGGGCTTCTTCCACCTCAGCCACTTCGCCGCGCATTACCGGGCGTTGTTCGGCGAATGCCCTTCAGCGACCCGCCGCCACGACGCCTGA
- a CDS encoding multidrug effflux MFS transporter yields MPENPRRLIWLLALLAAFVPLSIDTYLPSLPQIAEQLQADAASVQRTVGVFLLGLCSGMLVYGPLSDRFGRRRLLVLSLILYIAASLACMAVREVGQLQVLRFIQAWGGAGAMVLARTIARDLFPQEAARTLSLMHLIAMLATLVAPLLGTWLVLLGDWPVIFLALALLGMLCLAAVILRLPESLPVSARIGSLTHAYGHYLAVLRHPLGMAYILAMGLSVGGMFCFITASAFVFIDYYGFSPRGYSLVFALNLFGIVLASLLNARLLPRRGPLALIGVGSALCAAAAALLLVLAWGGWRAPGLLVAVVMVFMGCSGLIGANCIARLMALFSHNAGAAVGLAVSLQFACGAAFSGLVSLLQDGSPQMMCVLMAASGMGGGLCWLLIRRLERDARAVREGKVLARN; encoded by the coding sequence ATGCCCGAGAATCCACGCCGTCTGATCTGGCTGCTGGCGCTACTGGCCGCCTTCGTACCGCTGTCGATCGATACGTATTTGCCGAGCCTGCCGCAGATCGCCGAGCAGTTGCAGGCCGACGCCGCCAGCGTGCAGCGCACCGTAGGCGTGTTCCTGCTTGGGCTGTGCAGCGGCATGCTGGTCTACGGACCGTTGTCGGACCGCTTCGGCCGGCGCCGCCTGCTAGTGCTCAGCCTCATCCTGTACATCGCCGCGAGCCTGGCCTGCATGGCGGTGCGTGAAGTGGGGCAATTGCAGGTGTTGCGCTTCATTCAAGCCTGGGGCGGGGCGGGGGCCATGGTGCTTGCGCGCACCATCGCCCGTGATCTGTTTCCACAGGAGGCGGCGCGCACGCTGTCGCTGATGCACCTGATCGCCATGCTCGCGACCTTGGTCGCGCCCTTGCTCGGCACCTGGCTGGTGCTGCTGGGCGACTGGCCGGTGATTTTCCTCGCCCTGGCGCTGCTCGGCATGCTGTGCCTGGCCGCGGTCATCCTGCGTCTACCGGAAAGCCTGCCGGTGAGCGCCCGCATCGGCTCGTTGACCCATGCCTACGGCCATTACCTGGCGGTGCTGCGCCATCCTCTGGGGATGGCCTACATTCTGGCGATGGGGCTATCGGTGGGCGGCATGTTCTGCTTCATCACTGCGTCGGCGTTCGTTTTCATCGACTACTACGGCTTCTCGCCGCGTGGCTACAGCCTGGTATTTGCTCTCAACCTGTTCGGCATCGTCCTCGCCAGCCTGCTCAACGCGCGCCTGTTGCCGCGGCGCGGCCCGCTGGCGCTGATTGGCGTGGGCAGCGCGCTGTGTGCCGCAGCCGCAGCGCTGCTGTTGGTGCTGGCCTGGGGCGGCTGGCGCGCACCGGGGCTGCTGGTGGCAGTGGTGATGGTGTTCATGGGCTGCAGCGGGCTGATCGGGGCCAATTGCATCGCTCGGCTGATGGCGTTGTTCAGCCATAATGCGGGCGCTGCGGTGGGGCTGGCGGTGTCGCTGCAATTTGCCTGCGGGGCGGCGTTCAGTGGCTTGGTCAGCCTGTTGCAGGACGGCTCGCCGCAGATGATGTGTGTGCTGATGGCGGCCAGTGGCATGGGCGGCGGCCTGTGCTGGCTGCTGATTCGTCGGCTGGAGCGCGACGCACGGGCGGTGAGGGAGGGCAAGGTACTGGCGCGGAACTAA
- the dksA gene encoding RNA polymerase-binding protein DksA produces MTEQELLAQPAEAYMNAEQRRFFYALLSAQREDLQQRIATEFDAMREVEPNADPIDIGAAEHQRQWQLRLLEREKKLLDKIDQALERLARGEYGWCQHTGEPIGLKRLLLRPTATLSIEAKQRQEAQERHRREF; encoded by the coding sequence ATGACCGAGCAAGAACTGCTGGCGCAACCCGCCGAAGCCTATATGAACGCCGAACAGCGGCGCTTCTTCTACGCCCTGCTGAGCGCCCAGCGTGAAGATCTGCAACAGCGTATCGCCACCGAATTCGACGCCATGCGCGAGGTCGAGCCCAATGCCGACCCCATCGACATCGGCGCCGCCGAACATCAACGGCAATGGCAACTGCGCTTGCTGGAGCGGGAGAAGAAGCTGCTGGACAAGATCGACCAGGCCCTGGAGCGCCTGGCCAGAGGCGAATACGGCTGGTGCCAGCACACCGGCGAGCCGATCGGCCTCAAGCGCCTGCTGCTACGGCCCACGGCCACCCTGAGCATCGAAGCCAAGCAGCGCCAGGAAGCCCAGGAGCGGCATCGCCGCGAGTTCTGA
- a CDS encoding IclR family transcriptional regulator, producing the protein MSSLSKMLSVLDLFSPTTLKIDPETIAERMGLSRATVYRYVKDLCDAGLLVRVDAGSYGLGPRIIELDWMMRQYDPILIAGRELMHELSNETGLAVFASVFYDGRIINTYIAEPSDTYRFAFGRGQPLPFFRGAQSKVLIAFQKGRRLQRLFDEQMSSDPQAAYDWQGFAKAAKKIRKDGYCVTHDELNLGLTGIAAPIFAAGSDDILGSLAAVGTSDNFRLLRQEAVTERVMQTARSIAAKLQAD; encoded by the coding sequence ATGAGCAGCCTGAGCAAGATGCTGAGCGTGCTGGACCTGTTCAGCCCGACTACCCTGAAAATCGACCCCGAGACCATTGCCGAACGCATGGGGCTGTCCCGCGCGACGGTGTACCGCTACGTCAAGGATTTGTGCGACGCGGGCCTGCTGGTGCGGGTCGATGCTGGCAGTTATGGCCTGGGGCCGCGGATCATCGAACTGGACTGGATGATGCGCCAGTACGACCCGATCCTGATCGCCGGGCGCGAGCTGATGCATGAACTGTCCAACGAGACCGGCCTTGCGGTGTTCGCCAGCGTGTTCTACGACGGACGCATCATCAACACCTACATCGCCGAGCCCAGCGACACTTACCGCTTCGCCTTCGGCCGCGGTCAACCGCTGCCGTTCTTTCGCGGTGCGCAATCGAAAGTGCTGATCGCGTTCCAGAAAGGCCGACGCCTGCAACGCCTGTTCGATGAGCAGATGTCCAGCGACCCACAGGCCGCCTACGACTGGCAGGGCTTCGCCAAGGCGGCGAAGAAGATTCGCAAGGACGGCTACTGCGTCACCCACGACGAACTGAACCTGGGGCTCACCGGCATTGCCGCCCCGATCTTCGCCGCGGGCAGCGACGATATTCTCGGCAGCCTGGCGGCGGTCGGCACCAGCGACAACTTCCGCCTGCTGCGCCAGGAAGCGGTGACCGAGCGGGTCATGCAGACCGCTCGGAGCATCGCCGCGAAGTTGCAGGCGGACTGA
- a CDS encoding aldehyde dehydrogenase family protein has product METFHLLIDGVAQAGEAGDFAVLNPATGDAFARCPAGSLEQLDDAVRAARAAFAAWSLSSASTRRTCLNLAADDIEREAADIARLIVQEQGKPLALAMSEVMGAVAWTRYNAELKIPVELIEETPQQRVELHRKPLGVVASITPWNWPFMIAVWHIIPALRAGNCVVSKPSSLTPLSTLRLVQILDRHLPPGVINIVTGEKGLGSAITTHPDIDKIVFTGSTPTGQSVMRGAASNLKRLTLELGGNDAAIVLPGTSVEAVVDDIFNAAFLNMGQTCAALKRLYVHESQYQAFTQALAERAGREVIGDGLQPEVSFGPVQNAEQLALVSELVEDARRAGATILCGGERLAGNGYFYPPTIVADVSDGQRLVDEEQFGPVLPVIAYHDVEDALKRANRSSMGLGGSVWGTDVVKAQALAARLQSGVAWVNCHAQIQPNTPFGGCKMSGFGVEFGLDGLLEYTGQQLLFVRKAQST; this is encoded by the coding sequence ATGGAAACGTTCCACCTGTTGATCGATGGTGTTGCCCAAGCCGGGGAGGCCGGTGATTTCGCCGTACTCAATCCGGCCACCGGGGACGCTTTCGCCCGCTGTCCGGCAGGCTCCCTGGAGCAGCTCGACGATGCCGTGCGCGCCGCCCGCGCAGCGTTCGCCGCCTGGAGCCTGAGCAGCGCTTCGACCCGGCGCACGTGCCTGAACCTGGCCGCTGACGACATCGAGCGCGAAGCGGCCGATATCGCTCGGCTGATCGTGCAGGAGCAGGGCAAACCTCTGGCCCTGGCCATGTCAGAGGTCATGGGCGCGGTCGCCTGGACGCGCTACAACGCCGAGTTGAAGATTCCCGTCGAACTGATCGAAGAAACCCCCCAGCAACGCGTCGAGCTGCACCGCAAGCCACTGGGTGTCGTGGCCTCCATCACGCCGTGGAACTGGCCGTTCATGATCGCCGTTTGGCATATCATTCCGGCCCTGCGCGCGGGTAACTGTGTGGTCAGCAAGCCGTCCAGCCTGACGCCGCTGAGCACCCTGCGCCTGGTGCAGATTCTCGACCGCCACCTGCCGCCTGGGGTGATCAACATCGTTACCGGCGAGAAAGGCTTGGGCAGCGCCATCACCACCCACCCTGACATCGACAAGATCGTCTTCACCGGCTCCACCCCCACCGGGCAGAGCGTGATGCGCGGCGCGGCCAGCAACCTCAAGCGCTTGACCCTCGAGCTGGGTGGCAACGACGCCGCAATAGTGCTGCCGGGGACTTCGGTCGAAGCGGTGGTCGACGATATCTTCAATGCCGCCTTCCTCAACATGGGTCAGACCTGCGCTGCACTCAAGCGCCTGTACGTGCACGAGTCGCAGTACCAGGCCTTCACCCAGGCGCTGGCCGAGCGCGCCGGGCGCGAGGTGATCGGCGATGGCTTGCAGCCTGAGGTGAGCTTCGGCCCGGTGCAGAACGCCGAACAGCTGGCGTTGGTCAGCGAGCTGGTGGAAGATGCGCGGCGCGCTGGTGCGACGATTCTGTGTGGCGGCGAGCGGCTGGCGGGCAACGGTTACTTCTATCCGCCGACCATCGTCGCCGATGTCAGCGATGGCCAGCGCCTCGTCGATGAAGAACAGTTCGGCCCGGTGTTGCCGGTCATCGCCTATCACGACGTCGAGGACGCCCTCAAACGTGCCAACCGCAGCAGCATGGGCCTGGGCGGCTCGGTGTGGGGTACCGACGTGGTCAAGGCCCAGGCACTGGCGGCGCGTTTGCAAAGCGGCGTCGCCTGGGTCAACTGCCACGCGCAGATCCAGCCCAACACGCCGTTCGGTGGTTGCAAGATGTCCGGCTTCGGCGTCGAGTTCGGCCTGGACGGGTTGCTCGAATACACCGGCCAGCAGTTGCTGTTCGTGCGCAAGGCGCAATCGACCTGA
- a CDS encoding GlxA family transcriptional regulator: MRLTPPRTVHIVVYPGCKAIEVIGALTVFDHANQQRQALGHPPAYDLRLVAPQAGEVMADSLISFSATTLPDPACADTALVIGARDIHQALAQQPALIDWCRHVAARRQRLIGVCSGAFFLAEAGVLKGLEVTTHWRLADRLAQDYPALRVNADAIFIQQQHLWTCAGVSAVLDLSLALVEQDLGQALALAIARELVIYLKRPGGQAQFSQHLGSQMAQHAGIGALQGWILQHLEQPLGLEHLAARMNMSSRNLRRLFQREAQCSPSAFVERARLERAQRLLVQGTMPLKRVASH, encoded by the coding sequence ATGAGGCTCACCCCTCCCCGCACCGTGCACATCGTCGTCTACCCCGGCTGCAAAGCCATCGAAGTGATTGGCGCGCTCACCGTCTTCGATCATGCCAACCAGCAGCGCCAGGCCCTCGGCCACCCCCCCGCCTACGACCTGCGTCTGGTAGCGCCGCAAGCCGGTGAGGTGATGGCCGACAGCCTGATCAGTTTCAGCGCCACGACGCTGCCCGACCCCGCCTGCGCCGACACCGCGCTGGTGATCGGCGCCCGCGACATCCATCAGGCCTTGGCCCAGCAGCCGGCGCTGATCGACTGGTGCCGCCACGTTGCGGCGCGCCGGCAGCGGCTGATCGGCGTGTGTTCGGGGGCGTTCTTTCTCGCCGAGGCCGGCGTCCTGAAGGGCCTGGAGGTCACCACCCACTGGCGCCTGGCCGACCGGCTGGCGCAGGACTACCCGGCGCTGCGGGTCAACGCCGACGCCATCTTCATCCAGCAACAGCATCTATGGACCTGCGCCGGCGTGTCGGCGGTGCTCGATCTGAGCTTGGCGCTGGTCGAGCAGGACCTCGGCCAGGCCCTGGCGCTAGCCATCGCCCGGGAACTGGTGATCTACCTCAAACGCCCCGGCGGCCAGGCGCAATTCAGCCAGCACCTGGGCAGCCAGATGGCCCAGCACGCCGGCATCGGCGCGCTGCAAGGCTGGATTCTCCAGCACCTCGAACAGCCGCTTGGCCTCGAACACCTGGCTGCCCGCATGAACATGAGCAGCCGTAACCTGCGTCGGCTGTTCCAGCGCGAGGCGCAGTGCAGCCCCAGTGCCTTTGTCGAACGCGCGCGTCTGGAGCGTGCGCAACGCTTGCTGGTGCAGGGAACGATGCCGCTCAAGCGTGTTGCCAGCCATTGA